Proteins encoded within one genomic window of Arachis ipaensis cultivar K30076 chromosome B08, Araip1.1, whole genome shotgun sequence:
- the LOC107614438 gene encoding cation/H(+) antiporter 28-like yields the protein MAFGFQVSTSQCGAKLGTLIFEVGKNFMVYIGMIILCSGLHFLLKLYSQPRITSQIIVGLILGNIGFIRNLLTKFHRTFGFIIDFGMMCYMFVLGIEMDPFILFKRPSRHAQVAYGGILSTFIIGLLTTPITGYFPHQPRLLEFTIYLCTLLSSSASPVLTRLITHLKIGKSDIGQLVIGAGMHSDFVCSLILCLGYIISPIPLYCEALRNEHALENHKKIIKTQIIMGLVVLGQMMIVSLLSPLFMNWVNNENPEGKPMKGSHLVLSLAFMVLMCATSPLYGYHPILSAFVTGICLPREGRLSKWVITRVNYLLTIIFYPIFFLWMGYEADFRKSEPSNIGTWMKFFVLLFVGMTGKIVGTIISGAMLGFHWPDSVAIGLLLTMKGHPHIYLAIKGKTCDITISTCIGMIIASFVTIVQAPYVIANIIKRARKRTHTHQMALQLLDQSSELRILLFVHGPHNIPASINFMEISRGTTDPGILIYVADMIELTDELSATLERDEGVHMATIKDKKVMDMRDQVTNSFQSYVAINGDGVTLKRTMALSTINNMPQDICVLAEDLMISLLILPFHRIQRQDGTLDAGNQSFRYVNRKVLRSAPCSVGILVDRGLGNIERISRSEITINVAVIFIGGKDDREALAYASRVSQHLGVKLTVIRLLVDANAEASGLVGYMVVNPEQEQERQLDDEYFAQFYENHVVGGRILYTEKHLANAAETFSTLRSLEGLYSLVIVGREGGVNSILTRGMNDWQQCPELGPIGDVLSGPDFSTTMSVLIIQQHRLKGELDGLDEDFSIM from the exons ATGGCTTTTGGTTTTCAAGTTTCAACCTCTCAATGTGGAGCGAAATTAGGAACTCTCATATTTGAAGTCGGTAAAAACTTTATGGTATACATTGGTATGATCATCTTATGTAGCGGTTTACATTTTCTACTAAAGCTTTATTCACAACCTCGCATTACTTCTCAGATAATT GTAGGATTAATTTTGGGAAACATAGGTTTCATACGTAATTTACTTACAAAATTTCACAGGACCTTCGGATTCATAATTGATTTTGGTATGATGTGTTACATGTTTGTATTAGGGATAGAAATGGATCCTTTTATACTATTTAAGCGACCTTCTAGACATGCTCAAGTTGCTTATGGTGGCATACTCTCGACATTTATTATAGGATTATTGACAACTCCAATTACTGGATATTTTCCACACCAGCCTAGATTATTAGAATTCACCATCTATCTATGCACACTTCTTTCAAGCTCTGCCTCTCCTGTGTTAACCCGTTTGATAACTCATCTCAAAATAGGAAAGTCAGATATTGGACAGCTTGTCATCGGAGCAGGGATGCATTCGGATTTTGTGTGTTCTTTAATCCTTTGTCTTGGCTACATTATTTCACCAATCCCTTTGTACTGTGAAGCTTTGAGAAATGAGCATGCTTTAGAAAATCATAAGAAGATAATTAAGACTCAAATTATCATGGGTTTGGTAGTTTTGGGTCAGATGATGATTGTATCCCTACTATCGCCATTATTTATGAATTGGGTTAATAATGAAAACCCAGAAGGTAAACCCATGAAAGGGTCACACCTGGTGCTATCCCTTGCTTTCATGGTTCTAATGTGTGCTACCTCCCCCCTGTATGGTTATCATCCAATTTTAAGTGCTTTTGTGACAGGAATTTGCTTACCAAGAGAGGGTAGACTATCAAAATGGGTTATAACCCGAGTAAACTATTTATTGACCATCATATTCTATCCTATCTTTTTCTTGTGGATGGGATATGAAGCCGATTTTCGCAAGTCTGAGCCTTCAAATATAGGAACATGGATGAAATTCTTTGTACTACTATTTGTAGGCATGACTGGAAAAATTGTTGGAACCATAATTTCTGGAGCAATGCTTGGCTTTCACTGGCCTGATTCAGTTGCAATAGGATTGCTCCTTACTATGAAAGGCCATCCTCATATCTATCTAGCTATCAAAGGAAAAACTTGTGATATAACTATTTCTACATGCATTGGGATGATAATTGCAAGTTTTGTGACAATTGTGCAAGCCCCATATGTTATAGCAAATATAATCAAGAGAGCAAGAAAACGGACACATACTCATCAGATGGCTCTTCAACTGCTTGATCAATCAAGCGAGCTAAGGATTCTCCTGTTCGTTCATGGGCCACACAACATTCCTGCATCAATCAATTTCATGGAGATCTCACGTGGCACCACAGACCCTGGCATTCTAATCTACGTTGCTGACATGATTGAACTTACTGATGAACTTTCAGCCACATTAGAAAGGGATGAAGGGGTTCACATGGCAACTATTAAAGATAAGAAAGTCATGGACATGAGGGACCAAGTGACCAATTCTTTCCAAAGCTATGTAGCCATCAACGGCGATGGAGTTACACTTAAAAGAACTATGGCACTCTCAACTATCAATAACATGCCGCAAGACATATGTGTTTTAGCAGAAGACTTGATGATTTCTCTTCTCATACTTCCATTCCATAGGATCCAGCGTCAAGATGGAACATTGGATGCTGGTAATCAAAGTTTCAGATATGTCAATAGAAAG GTACTAAGAAGTGCCCCTTGTTCTGTTGGAATTCttgttgatagaggccttggaaATATTGAACGAATATCAAGATCTGAAATAACAATAAATGTGGCAGTTATATTCATTGGAGGAAAAGATGACAGGGAAGCACTCGCTTATGCTAGTCGTGTGTCACAACATCTAGGAGTCAAACTTACAGTAATAAGATTACTAGTAGATGCTAATGCTGAGGCTTCTGGATTAGTAGGATACATGGTGGTTAATCCAGAGCAAGAGCAGGAGAGGCAACTAGATGATGAGTATTTTGCACAATTTTATGAAAATCATGTAGTTGGAGGTCGCATTTTGTATACGGAGAAGCATCTAGCAAATGCTGCCGAAACCTTTTCTACTCTAAGATCGTTAGAAGGATTGTATTCATTGGTCATTGTGGGAAGAGAAGGTGGAGTAAACTCTATATTGACAAGAGGGATGAACGACTGGCAACAGTGTCCAGAATTGGGACCAATAGGGGATGTTTTGTCGGGACCTGATTTCTCTACAACTATGTCTGTGTTGATCATTCAACAACATAGACTTAAAGGAGAATTAGATGGATTGGATGAGGACTTCTCTATCATGTAG